In one Umezawaea sp. Da 62-37 genomic region, the following are encoded:
- a CDS encoding M20/M25/M40 family metallo-hydrolase, giving the protein MTADPANPEHPERAAVAALADDFLTRLREWIAIPSIGADPAHHADVGRSAQWLADALRHDGWPHVEVWDEGPALPAVHACWPAEDPAAPTVLVYAHHDVQPVDPLEEWEHPPFEGVVVGEELFGRGASDDKGQVAMHLLAVQAHLRATGATAPAVTLKLFVEGEEESGSPHLGELLDRHADDLACDLVVFTDTPMYSRDAPTVNTGQRGVLGAEVFFTGGTSDVHSGRAGGGVPNPATAIARLVAALHDADGRVLLPGFYADVVEPTELERADYAALPFDEARWLAANAGGAQAATGEAGWSTLERVWVRPTAEVNGIRGGYTGPGLKTIVPASASVKLSFRLVPDQEPAKVMAALREFVAANTPEGVGAEVVVRGDGVPAYAADVTHPATLAVHEAMSASFDEPVRYSRTGGSGPAGVLHERLGVPVVYFGATLPDDRIHAPNERVVLPVLLRGAEAAARLWRLLPERLS; this is encoded by the coding sequence GTGACCGCTGATCCCGCGAATCCCGAACATCCCGAGCGCGCGGCGGTCGCCGCCCTCGCCGATGACTTCCTGACCCGCCTCCGGGAATGGATCGCCATTCCGTCGATCGGCGCCGACCCGGCCCATCACGCCGACGTGGGCAGGTCGGCGCAGTGGCTCGCCGACGCCCTGCGCCACGACGGCTGGCCGCACGTCGAGGTGTGGGACGAGGGGCCCGCGCTGCCCGCCGTGCACGCCTGCTGGCCCGCCGAGGACCCGGCCGCGCCGACCGTGCTGGTCTACGCCCACCACGACGTGCAGCCGGTCGACCCGCTGGAGGAGTGGGAGCACCCGCCGTTCGAGGGCGTGGTCGTGGGCGAGGAGCTGTTCGGGCGCGGGGCCAGCGACGACAAGGGGCAGGTCGCGATGCACCTGCTGGCCGTCCAGGCGCACCTGCGGGCGACCGGCGCGACGGCACCGGCGGTCACGCTCAAGCTGTTCGTCGAGGGCGAGGAGGAGTCCGGGTCGCCGCACCTGGGCGAACTGCTCGACCGGCACGCGGACGACCTGGCCTGCGACCTCGTCGTGTTCACCGACACCCCGATGTACTCGCGCGACGCGCCGACCGTGAACACCGGGCAGCGCGGCGTCCTGGGCGCCGAGGTGTTCTTCACCGGCGGCACCTCCGACGTGCACTCCGGTCGCGCGGGCGGCGGGGTGCCCAACCCGGCCACGGCCATCGCGCGCCTGGTCGCGGCGCTGCACGACGCCGACGGCCGGGTGCTGCTGCCCGGTTTCTACGCCGACGTGGTCGAGCCGACCGAGTTGGAGCGGGCCGACTACGCCGCGCTCCCGTTCGACGAGGCCCGGTGGCTCGCGGCCAACGCGGGCGGCGCGCAGGCGGCGACGGGGGAGGCGGGCTGGTCCACGCTGGAACGGGTGTGGGTGCGGCCGACCGCCGAGGTCAACGGCATCCGCGGCGGGTACACCGGGCCGGGCCTGAAGACCATCGTGCCCGCGTCCGCATCGGTGAAGCTGTCGTTCCGGCTCGTCCCCGACCAAGAGCCCGCCAAGGTCATGGCCGCGCTGCGCGAGTTCGTCGCGGCGAACACCCCCGAGGGGGTCGGGGCCGAGGTCGTGGTGCGCGGCGACGGCGTGCCCGCGTACGCGGCCGACGTCACCCACCCCGCCACGCTGGCCGTGCACGAGGCCATGAGCGCCTCGTTCGACGAGCCCGTCCGGTACAGCCGCACGGGCGGCTCCGGACCCGCCGGGGTCCTGCACGAACGGCTCGGCGTGCCCGTCGTCTACTTCGGAGCGACCTTGCCGGATGATCGGATCCACGCGCCGAACGAACGCGTGGTCCTGCCCGTGCTGCTGCGGGGCGCCGAAGCCGCCGCCCGCCTGTGGCGTCTACTCCCCGAGAGGCTGTCATGA
- a CDS encoding NAD-binding protein, producing the protein MIRRLNPADRLTDRPDHSLVGVIRMPDRPESPARAIIKRVVGATAALFVAVLIVYVDRDGYRDVNGDGLSFLDAVYYATVSLSTTGYGDIAPASSSARLVNVLVITPLRVLFLIVLVGTTLEVLTERSRQAFRIQKWRTKVRNHVVVVGYGTKGRSAVSALLGDDVPPSHIVVVDTNQESLDSASSIGLVTVHGSGTRNDVLRVAGVPNARAVVVAANRDDTAVLVTLTARELAPKAQIVASVRERENEHLLRQSGADSVVVSSETAGRLLGMATSTPSVVDMVEDLLTPDAGLAIAERDVEPSEIGGSPRHLPDIVLGVVRGGRLFRVDAAEADAIESGDRLLYIKKVTPPDES; encoded by the coding sequence ATGATTCGGCGGCTCAACCCGGCCGACCGGCTGACCGACAGGCCCGACCACTCCCTGGTCGGCGTCATCCGGATGCCCGACCGGCCGGAAAGCCCTGCCCGCGCCATCATCAAGCGCGTCGTCGGCGCCACCGCGGCGCTCTTCGTGGCCGTGCTCATCGTGTACGTCGACCGCGACGGCTACCGCGACGTCAACGGCGACGGCCTGTCCTTCCTGGACGCCGTCTACTACGCCACGGTCTCCCTCTCCACCACCGGCTACGGCGACATCGCCCCCGCCAGCTCTTCGGCCCGCCTGGTCAACGTCCTGGTCATCACCCCGCTGCGGGTGCTGTTCCTCATCGTCCTGGTCGGCACGACCCTCGAGGTCCTCACCGAGCGCTCTCGGCAGGCCTTTCGCATTCAGAAGTGGAGGACCAAGGTGCGCAACCACGTGGTCGTGGTCGGGTACGGGACCAAAGGCCGTTCCGCGGTCAGCGCACTGCTCGGCGACGACGTGCCGCCCAGCCACATCGTGGTGGTCGACACCAACCAGGAGTCGCTCGACTCCGCGTCGTCCATCGGCCTGGTCACCGTGCACGGCTCCGGCACCCGCAACGACGTGCTGCGCGTCGCGGGCGTGCCCAACGCGCGCGCCGTGGTCGTGGCCGCGAACCGCGACGACACGGCCGTGCTGGTGACCCTGACCGCGCGCGAACTGGCGCCGAAGGCCCAGATCGTGGCCTCGGTGCGGGAACGCGAGAACGAGCACCTGCTGCGGCAGTCCGGCGCCGACTCCGTCGTGGTGTCCAGCGAGACGGCCGGTCGGCTGCTCGGCATGGCCACCTCGACGCCCTCGGTGGTGGACATGGTCGAGGACCTGCTCACACCGGACGCCGGTCTCGCGATCGCGGAACGGGACGTCGAGCCGTCGGAGATCGGGGGGTCGCCGCGGCACCTGCCGGACATCGTCCTCGGGGTGGTGCGGGGCGGGCGGCTGTTCCGGGTCGACGCCGCGGAGGCGGACGCGATCGAGTCGGGGGACCGGCTGCTGTACATCAAGAAGGTGACGCCGCCGGACGAGTCGTGA
- a CDS encoding HAMP domain-containing sensor histidine kinase, whose amino-acid sequence MSRLHTVSLRRRVTLSVVIVLFGVMVTLVFVVDALFASQSSRDVETVLLDRARTAQQLVKTQKISGNALVHKVDGRGVQVLLTMQDGTTFGTRPDDDDRFKSVVRALPDGATMTFYGDTSVLSAAQIRLRNLLVAVGLGALAVTAGALVFVVQRALAPLDAMTTLARSISGGDRGRRLNPLRTNNELGRTAAAFDDMLDSLEGAETTARASEERTKRFVADAAHELRTPLAGVQAIAEALMQTGLDEAGAEERDRMNLLLVRESRRAGRLVDDLLALARIDAGLELQLERVDLLALAEAEVSRSRLLAADLDIEAEGIPVTVLGDPQRLAQILVNLSDNARQATGPQGKVRLHVGVFAGRAMLTVKDNGPGVAYPDRERIFDRLTRLDEARDRRSGGSGLGLAIARGFARAHGGDLGCTTPSPGEPGAAFVLTLPLSPITTSRTPTPA is encoded by the coding sequence GTGAGCAGGCTGCACACGGTCTCCCTGCGCCGGCGGGTCACCCTGTCGGTGGTGATCGTGCTGTTCGGCGTGATGGTGACGCTGGTGTTCGTCGTCGACGCGCTGTTCGCGTCGCAGTCGAGCCGCGACGTCGAGACCGTCCTGCTGGACCGGGCGCGGACCGCGCAGCAGCTGGTGAAGACGCAGAAGATCTCGGGCAACGCGCTGGTGCACAAGGTCGACGGCCGCGGTGTGCAGGTGCTGCTGACGATGCAGGACGGCACGACGTTCGGCACCCGTCCCGATGACGACGACCGGTTCAAGTCCGTCGTCCGCGCCCTGCCGGACGGGGCGACGATGACGTTCTACGGCGACACGTCGGTGCTGTCCGCGGCCCAGATCCGGTTGCGGAACCTGCTGGTGGCCGTCGGGCTCGGCGCGCTGGCGGTCACGGCGGGCGCGCTGGTGTTCGTGGTGCAGCGGGCGCTGGCGCCGCTGGACGCGATGACCACGCTCGCCCGCTCGATCAGCGGCGGCGACCGCGGCCGCAGGCTGAACCCGTTGCGCACCAACAACGAGCTGGGGCGGACCGCGGCGGCGTTCGACGACATGCTGGACTCGCTGGAGGGCGCCGAGACGACCGCGCGGGCGTCCGAGGAGCGCACGAAGCGGTTCGTCGCCGACGCCGCGCACGAGCTGCGGACACCGCTGGCGGGCGTGCAGGCCATCGCCGAAGCGCTGATGCAGACCGGTCTCGACGAGGCGGGGGCCGAGGAGCGCGACCGGATGAACCTGCTGCTCGTGCGCGAGTCCCGCCGCGCCGGGCGCCTGGTCGACGACCTGCTGGCGCTGGCCCGCATCGACGCGGGCCTGGAACTCCAGTTGGAACGGGTGGACCTGCTCGCGCTGGCCGAGGCGGAGGTGTCGCGCAGCAGGCTGCTCGCCGCCGACCTCGACATCGAGGCCGAGGGCATCCCGGTGACCGTGCTGGGCGACCCGCAGCGGCTGGCGCAGATCCTGGTCAACCTGTCGGACAACGCCCGCCAGGCCACCGGTCCGCAGGGCAAGGTCAGGCTGCACGTCGGCGTGTTCGCGGGCCGCGCCATGCTCACCGTGAAGGACAACGGCCCCGGCGTCGCCTACCCCGACCGCGAACGCATCTTCGACCGCCTGACGCGCCTCGACGAGGCCCGCGACCGCCGCTCGGGCGGCTCCGGCCTCGGTCTCGCCATCGCCCGCGGCTTCGCCCGCGCCCACGGCGGCGACCTCGGCTGCACCACCCCGTCCCCCGGCGAACCGGGCGCGGCCTTCGTCCTCACCCTGCCCCTGAGCCCGATCACGACCAGCCGAACCCCGACACCCGCCTGA
- a CDS encoding response regulator transcription factor codes for MSTAARVLVIEDAEAIGAAVGSALRDAGYQVQVRPDGRELENDLGRFRPDLVVLDVMLPGRDGFALLEVVRRSSGAGVVMLTARDGVADRLRGLDRGADDYLVKPFVLAELVARVSAVLRRLGRTPSTVQIGDLVVDADSGVVLRGSEPVDLTATELRLLRYLAAQRGRVVGKTQILTAVWGYEDYDPNLVEVHVSALRRKLEENGPRLLHTVRGLGYVLRADEP; via the coding sequence GTGTCTACTGCCGCCAGGGTGCTGGTCATCGAGGACGCCGAGGCCATCGGCGCCGCCGTGGGGTCCGCGCTGCGCGACGCCGGGTACCAGGTGCAGGTGCGACCGGACGGTCGTGAGCTGGAGAACGACCTCGGGCGGTTCCGGCCGGACCTGGTGGTGCTGGACGTGATGCTGCCGGGGCGGGACGGGTTCGCGCTGCTGGAGGTCGTGCGGCGGTCGAGCGGGGCCGGGGTGGTGATGCTGACGGCGCGCGACGGCGTGGCCGACCGGCTGCGGGGGCTGGACCGGGGCGCGGACGACTACCTGGTGAAGCCCTTCGTGCTGGCCGAACTCGTGGCCAGGGTGAGCGCGGTGCTGCGTAGGCTGGGTCGTACGCCGTCGACCGTGCAGATCGGCGACCTCGTGGTGGACGCCGACTCCGGTGTGGTGCTGCGCGGTTCCGAACCGGTCGACCTGACGGCGACGGAACTGCGGCTGCTCCGCTACCTGGCGGCGCAGCGGGGCCGCGTCGTCGGCAAGACCCAGATCCTCACGGCCGTGTGGGGCTACGAGGACTACGACCCGAACCTGGTCGAGGTGCACGTGAGCGCGCTGCGTCGCAAGCTCGAGGAGAACGGCCCCAGGCTGCTGCACACCGTGCGCGGCCTGGGTTACGTGCTGCGGGCCGACGAACCGTGA